The Pirellulales bacterium DNA segment CGCGAACTGACCGAGAAAACGCGGCGAGTTGCTGCCGGAGATCTTGACGGCCCAGTGAATCTCCGTTCGCACGATGAATTGGCCGAACTGGGCGAGAGCCTGAATCAGATGTGTTCGCGGCTCGCCGATTCACAAAACAAGATTCGCGAGGAGACCGCAGCGCGGATCGCCGCGATCGAGCAACTCCGACATACCGATCGGCTCAATACGGTCGGCCGTTTGGCGGCGGGGATCGCCCACGAACTCGGCACGCCGCTCAATGTTGTCGCGGGACGCGCCGGCTTGATCCTGTCCGGGCGTCTTGCTCCGGATGAAATCGGCGTGAGTGCCGCCGCAATCAAAACCGAAGCGGACAGGATGACTAAGATCATCCGCCAGCTCCTCGATTTCGCCCGCGCCGGCACTCCGCGCAAGGCCACGGTCGATTTGCGTTCGGTCGCGACGCAAACGGTCGACCTGCTGCGCGGGCTCGCGGAGGAGCGAAAGGTCCAACTCTGCGTTGCGGCGAGCGGCGAGCCGGCGGTGGCTGCGGTCGATGCCGAACAGATTCAACAAGTGCTGACGAACCTCGTTGTGAACGCGATCCAGGCGATGCCCGATGGTGGCGAGGTCGAGATCGGCATTGGTCGCCGCGCCGCTAGTGTTCTTGAGGAAGTGCACGGGGGACTGTCCCCGACGTCTCCCTCTCCCTTGACGGGAGAGGGCCGGGGTGAGGGCGTCGCGGAAAAAAAGGGGACTGTCCCCTTCGCGGCGCGCGGTTCTCGGCCCGGTGAATACTACTGCATTAAAGTCCGCGATTCGGGGGTCGGCATCTCGCCGGAGCATCGCCAACATCTCTTCGAGCCGTTTTTCACCACCAAGGGCGTCGGCGAGGGGACCGGCCTCGGGCTATCCATCGCCTATGGCATCGTGCGCGAGCATGGAGGATGGATCGATGTGTCCAGCGAGCCGGGCAAAGGAAGCTGCTTCAGCGTATACTTGCCCGCGGAGACGGAATTGTGAAGCTGATCCGAAAACCGCCGGGGACTGTCCCCTTCTCCCAGGCGGTTTTGTGAGGGGTTCTCAATGCTGATCGACGCAATGAAACCGAAGGTTCTGATCGTTGACGACGAGCGGAGCATGTGCGATCTGTTGGAGGCGGATTTGCGGCTCCGCGACTTCGTACCCGTGTGCTTCACGTCGGCGGCGGAAGGCTTTGCAGCTTTCGAGGGCGAAGATTTCGACGTCGTGCTTACCGATCTCAAGATGCCGGGAATGGACGGCATCGAGTTCTGCTCGCGGCTCGTGGCCAACCGGCCCGATATTCCAGTCGTGGTGATGACGGCGTTCGGCAGCCTCGAGACGGCCATTGCGGCAATCCGCGCCGGCGCATACGACTTTGTCACGAAGCCAGTCGAGATGGAATTGCTGGGCGTGATCCTCCGCCGGGCGGTCGAGCGGCGGCGGCTTCAGGAGCAGGTCCGCTCGCTCAGCGAGGCCGTCGCCCGCACGTCGCGCTTCGAGGAGCTGCTCGGCGAGAGCCCGGCGATGGCCAAGCTGTACGATCAGTTGTCGCGGATCGCCGATTCTGAGGCGTCTGTGCTGATCACTGGCGAGAGCGGCACCGGCAAGGAATTGGTTGCTCGCGCCTTGCACCAACGCAGCCGGCGAAACGAAAAACCGTTCGTCGCGGTGAATTGTGCGGCCATGCCCGACGCGCTTCTGGAAAGCGAGCTGTTCGGACACATCAAAGGGGCGTTCACCGACGCCCGCAGCGATCGCAAGGGATTATTCGTGCAGGCCGAGGGAGGCACGCTGCTGTTGGACGAGATCGGCGAAATGCCACTCTCGATGCAGGCGAAGCTGCTGCGGGCGCTCGAGGAGAACAAGGTCCGCCCGGTCGGCGGCGAGCGCGAGGTCGCGTTCGACGCGCGGATTCTGGCGGCGACGAATCGCGATTTGGAGACGGCCATCGAAGAAGGCCGCTTCCGCCAGGACCTGTTCTTCCGCATCAACGTGATTCAGATCGAAGTCGCGCCGCTTCGCTCGCGCGGGGCCGACATTCTGCTCCTCGCCCAACATTTCATCGAGCATTTCGCCGCGCGCGGCAAAAAGGACGTCCTCGGCATCTCCGAACCGGTCGCCGACAAGTTGCTCGGCTACTCGTGGCCCGGAAATATCCGCGAGCTGCGAAACGTCGTCGAGCGCGCGGTCGCGCTCACTCGGCGCGACAAGCTCACGCTCGACGATTTGCCAGAGAAGATTCGCGACTATCGCAGCTCGCAAGTGCTGATCGGCGGCCCCGATCCGGGCGAACTCGTGCCGCTGGAAGAACTCGAGCGCCGCTACATCCTCCACGTCCTGCACTGCCTCGGCGACAATCGCACCCTCGCCGCCCGCACCCTCGGCCTCGACCGCAAAACTCTCTATCGCAAGCTGCGGCAATTTGGGATGCTCAGCGAGGAAGCAAACTAAGGTTGTGGCACATGTCTTTTGACCGAGAGCGGCCCGCGCGGTGATCGCGACTATCGTTTTGGCTTCGGCGCCAGGCGGCGCTCCAAGCAGCGGGGGCAGAGCGGGCCGATCTTGGCGGCGCGGTGTCGCGCCCTATGGCGAGATAGTTTGCCCTCGGGGGATGGCAAGAAGCTGAGATCAAACAGCGAGGCCGCGGCCTGCGAATCATCGATCTCGGTTCCGCATGACTTGCAATTGGGCATAATCGCCGAGAAGCAGGTTCAAAACCGCCGGCTACGGTCTGCTTATTACGCCGGCGGTGGAGCGAATTTCAATGTCCGGAATCGGAGTCGGCAGCGGTGGCGAGCGGATGGTGGCGAGGCATCGCTCATCATCGCAAATATACCTTGCAAATCGCCTTGGCGAACGATGTGGCCGAATTCCGTGCAATTTCGCGGCGGTTTTCACCGCGGCGTCAAGAACAGCCAATACAAGCCGATCATCCAGGCGAAGAGGAGCAGGCCCAAGCAACCGGATCGTGACGGGGCGACGATCCCGCGATTTGCGGCAACGGCCTCGACGGCTTCTTTCGCTTCCTTAAGTCCGGCGCCGGTTCGCTCGCGATAGACTTTGATCGCCGCGATTTTTCGCCCTTGCTCCAACAGCGAAACGATTTCTTGCTCAAAGTCCGACTCGCCGCTTGCATCTGCCGGCCGCGGCGCGCCCCGCGCCAACTTCTCGATCAGCTCGTCGATCACACTCTTAGCCTCGGCCAGCCCGACCCCGGTCGCTTCCCTGTACCGCTTGATCGCCTCGATCTTTCGCCCTGCCGCGAGGAGATCGCGTAAGTCGGCAGCAAGGTTCGCGTCATCAGCCATTTCCGATTTTCCTCGATCGAGAATACGCCCGTGAAATAAAGGGGACAGGCGCATATATTGGAGTATATGCGTGATATGGCAATGGATCTGGGAGAGGAAAAGGGGATAGGTCCAATTATTTCAACTTAGCCGATGTCGCTTTGTCCGTGCGAGGTCGGCCTCGGGGCTGCAAGGTGAATTCCAGCCCGAGTCGTTTCGCGGTGCGAGTCTGCCACTTCTCGGCGCCGAACGGGCGGCCGCGGCTGACCGACAGCTGAATCGCTTCCAACTCGCGTTCGGTTTGAGGCTCGTTGACCCATGCCAGCCAATCCTTCGGCTCGGCCAACGGCCATTTCGATAGTTCCGGTGGCTCAACCACGGTTTGCTGCCCGATCCGCTGCACGAGGCTTCCCCACCGCCATCGCTCCGCCTTCTTCACGAGGTTGGCGCGCAGGGCGTTCCGCTCAATATAGCGGACGACCGTGTAGAAATGGTCGCCCTCTTGAACGGGAAACGACTTGTACGTGCCTTGATGCAAATGCCCGCGTCCTACGCTGTGACGATTCAGATGCCAGCGACGGACATGCGTTCTGGTCAAATGCTGCTTGAAGGTCGCCAGTTCGCCGTCCGCAATCGGCGAGAGGAGCAAATGCCAATGATTGGGCATCAAGCAGTAAGCGAGGACCCGCATCGCAATCCGCTGCTGCGTCGTGCGCAGCACTCGCAAAAAGGCCTCGTAGTCGCCATTGTCTTCGAAGATTTCACGCCGATCGTTGCCCCGATTCAAGAAATGAAAAACCATTCCGCCCGGGGCAATTCTCGCGGCTCTTAGCATCCCAAAACCGATCGCGTCCCGTCAACAATGGGACTTATCCCCTTTTCCTCGAGTGGTGCTCGCGCTCGTCGAGCCGCTGGCCGTCCGGTTGCCGTTGAAATCGTAGGAAAAGCTTTCGCCGGTCAGGCTGGCGCTCGTGTCCGGGCTGCCGTCGACGTTGTACGTGAAGTTCACGCTCTTGCTCGTGATCCCGCTCGCGCCGTAGCCCGAAGTGTTCTGCTGGGCGATCTGCGTCACGTCCCCCACCGCGTCATAGAGATAGCTGGTTGTCCCGCGCAGGCTGCTCAAGCTCGACAGGTCCGACTTGTCGCTCACGCTCGCCACCGTCCCGTCCGCGTTATACGTGTAGTGCAATTGCGAAAGCATGAACGACATATTCATTGCTGTCGGACCAAAACGCCTTGCGACTCCAAGAGTTCCTCGGCGACGGGAAATTCGGCATCAGACAGTTCCCAGAGCCAAAGCGAACTATCGAGCTTCGAGAGCTTTCCGATGCGTTGCGGCAGGAAATCAGCTTTCTGCAAATGGGCTTCGGAAAGAATGCTCACAGGATACGCGCCGCGGAATAAACCCGTCAAATGGCGATCCTTCCCGCCGATCTCATCCTGCCAAAGGCGATCGGCGCTCTTCCGATACGTGCCAGCGCGGCGCGCTCTTGCCTCCTCTTTGAACGATTCGAGCGTTACCGCCTCACCGCCCATGGCATACCTGCTAGGGTGCTGCGAAAGCGGCATTTTGTACGCGAAACCATAACGCACTTCAGAAATACCTTCGGCGAGCGCACACGCGCGCCGAAGCAATTCGCGCGGATCGGGAATCAGTCCGTCGTCGATTCCAAAGTACAACATCGGGAAATTGAACGTCCCAACGCCAACGTCGGCGCGCCAATCGGATCGATCGCTAGAACCAGCGCGCGGCGAGTCGAATTTCAAGTACTCGACCTCGCCCATTCGCAATGCATGGACTAGCTCGCCCGCGCGCGCGCGCAATGCCTCGCCCCACAGGCTAATGTCATCGCCTCGTTCCGCCAGCACATAGCAATCGTCGTGCAAGAATCCGCCCCCGAATGCGGTAAACAGAATCGGCGACAGATTAAACTCGTTGAATGTTTCAATCGCGCGATCATAAAACCGCAACGGGATCGAGCTGCCTCGATCGCCGGCGAAGAACAATGCGGCGGACGTTGTGATTTGATCGTTGCTCATTCTGGTTGTGTGGCTCGCCAAATAAACTCTTTGGGATCGACCACATTGACCTCACCCCTCATTTCCGGCGGCAGTTGGCTTTGAGCCGTCTTGAGCTTTGTCACCAGTTCGTCGATAGTCTGCGACGGGCTTCTGAATTCGGCCATGTCGATTTGTCCGTCGGTCGTCAACCCCATGAAGTCCGGTTCGATGTTTGGCGAATGGCTGAGGCCCGAGAACTCGCCGAGCCTGATACTGCCCTGCGAGATTCGCTTATAATTGCCGGTCTCTTGCGCCGCCTCGGCGTACGTCCGCTGGAGCAACATGTGCTCCGGCGTCCGTGGCGTGTCGATGACGCCTTCGATCGGCGGATAGCTTGCATCCAACCGGGCGATACTTCTTGGCGCGGTCGGATACTCGAAGTTCGCAAACGGCGCTCCCGTGTCGAATTGGCCGATGACTGGGGTTGGCTCGGCAACGAAGTGAATCGAACTCAATTCCGCCGTTGCCGTGCGAGCCGCGTTCTCCACCTCCAGCGTTGCGTCTCCGGCGAGCGAATCTCCTGCGGTCAGAGCCGCGAGCGTCGCATTGAATAGGAACTCTCCCTTTCCTTCTTCCGTGCTCAACTGCTGGTTGAGTCCTTGCACAACTGCGTTGCCCGTGTCAATCGGGTGCAGGAGCGCGTTCGCGAAAGCGATGTCCGAGTCGATCGGGTGCAGCGCGTTTTGCAGCAGTCCTCCGGCCAGGTTCTTCGGGCCATCCCAGAAGTACCCCTTCAGCGTGCTGAGCATGTTCGAGCCATAGCCCGCGTAGGGCGTCGGGCCGCCCGACACCGGCGCTCCCGAGCCGCTCGACATCAGCATTGCCAGGGACTCCTCCGCGGTTGGCGCCTGCTCCATGCCGCCCCCAACATAGTTCGCCGCCCACGCCTGGACGCTCCCCGCGCTCACGGTCGGCTCCTGCGGCGCCGTCGGAACGTCCCGCGCCACATATTCGTTCTGCCAATCAATCGCTGCCTGCGCGCCGGTGTCGGTGAAGGAATAGGGATTGAAGGCGGGCGAGCTGGCCAGGTCGTAGCCGGTCGTGGGAACGTTGATGGATTGGGCGCAGGCGCCGGTCGGGTCCGTGGCGTTGCCCGGATTGTCGCCGACGTAGGCGTAGGGTTCGCTGCCGCCGAGGCCAGATTGATCGACGCTGAGCCAGGTCGCCGAGAGAGGATCGTAAATGCGCGATTCGGATTGGTAAAGCCCCGTCGATTGGTCGTAGCGCATGCCCCCTTCGCCAACCGAGAATGCGGCGAGGATGCTCGTGCTGCCGGTCGGCGCGCCGTAGCTCGTGAACTTGATGTGCCCGCCGCTCACCAGCGAGCCGCTGCCGTTCACGACGTCGCGCGGGGTGCCTTCGTTGTCGGCCAGGCCCCACAGCACGCTGCCGCTCGTGCCCAGGTCGTCGTCCGTGGCCAGGATTTCATCCACGGCCAACGCATACAACTCCCGCTGCGAGATTTTCGGGGTCGTGCTCGTGCCCGCGCCGGCCAGCTTGTTCGCATCGCTGACTTGCAGATACGGATTCGCGCCGTCGTAGACCGTGTAAACCGCCGGCTGGCTCGTTTCATAGCGGGCGATCTGCCGATTCGCAGAGTCATAGCCGTAGCTCACGGTGTCGGTGACGGCCCCCGCGCTCGTCTCGGCGGTGACGCTCGTCAGCCGGTCGCGATTGTCCCAAGCGTAGACGGTGATCGTGCCGTCGGAGAGCTTCGTGCGCTTCGTCCGATTTCCTTCGGCGTCGTATTGATACGTGTACGTGCCATCGAACGTGAGTCGGTTCGCCGCGCTGGTGCTCGCGCCCGTAGAGCCGCTGGCCGTGCGGTTGCCGTTGGAATCGTAGGAAAAACTTTCGCCGGTCAGGCTGGCGCTCGTCAGCTCGTTGGCGTTGTCGAAAGCGTAGTTCGCCGTGCCGTCGAATGAGGTCTGTTGCGTGACGTTGCCGGCCGCGTCGTATTGGAATGCATAGCTGTGCGTCGCGCCAAAGACCTGCTGCAAATTGGTGAGCCGCCCGTCGCCGTCGTACCCCGAGCCGGCCCCGCCGGAGGTTGTGCGATACTTCGTGGTCGCGGCCAAGGTGTTCGAAGTGCCGTCGTAGCGCGCGATCGTGTCCAAGCTGCCGTCGGCGTTGTAGGTGAAGTTCACCGTCTTCGGCGTGATTCCGCTCGCGCTATAGCCGCTCGTGTTCTGCTGGGCGATCTGCGTCACGTCCCCCACCGCGTCGTAGAGATAGCTGGTCGTCCCGCTCTTCGCGCTCAAGCTCGACAGGTCTGACTTATCCGTCACGCTCTTCGTCGTGCCGTCGGCATTATAGCTATAGTCCAACTCCTCCAGCGCCTTCGGCACGGCCGCGGTCACGACGCCGCCCGACGTGGTCGGCGGGTACTGCGCCACAAGATCCCCCGGCGCCATCCGCACCGAGGCGACCCGGCCGTCGAGATCATAAGCATACTGATAATTGGCCGCGTTCGAAGCGTTTTGCGTGTCGGTCTCGGTGATGCCGGTGACCTGCCCCGCCGCGTCGTACCAGGTGCGGATCGTGTGGAAAGCGCTCGTGGCGGCGGCGGTCGTGAACCAATCCTCCTCGATCTGCCGATTCAGCTTGTCATAGCCGTAAGTCGTTTTCCGGCCATCGGCGTCGATCTTCTGCGTCAAGTTGCCATCGGCGTCGTAGGAGAGCAGCGTCGAGACGGGGGCCGTTTGGGTCACGCCGGCCGGCGTGGTGTAGACCACCGCCTCGGTCTGGCTCGTCTCGCGATTCAAGTGATCGTAGCTGAAAGTCGTCGTATTGCCGGCCGGATCGGTCACGCTCGTGACGTTCCCCAGCGCGTCGTACGCGGTCGTCGTCCTCCCCACGGTGCTGGTGGGAAACACTCGTGGATCGGCCCCCAGCGCGCTGACGGAAACGGTCCGGCGGTTCAACCCGTCGTACACGCTGTACGTCGTGTGCTTGTCCGGATCGGTCATCGAGAGCACGTTGCCATCCGCGTCGTAGGTCCAGGAGGTCGTGGGGCGAGCGGCGCCGGATTGCGGGGCCGGGTCGATTTCGCTCAACTGTCGGCCCAGATTGTCGTAAGTGACTTGCGTGGTCCGGTTAAGCTGGTCGGTGGCGGTCGACACCCGCCCCAGCTCGTCGTACGCCGTCGCCGTGCTGCCCAGCGCGTCGGTCACGCTCACGGGCAGGTTCCAGCCATCATAGGCCGTGTCGGTCTCGTGCTGCAACGGATCGACCGCGGCCGTGACGTTGCCATCCAGATCGTAAGACCAAGTCGTCGTGGGATTCGTTTGGCTGGAAGCCGGGCCGGAGAACTGAGCGGGGGCCGGAGCGATCTCCTTGACCTTGCGGTTCAGGGCCTCGTACTGGAACTGGGTCGTTCGCCCCAGCGGATCCGTCACGCCCAGCACATTCCCGACCGCGTCGTAGAGCTTCGTGGTCATCTGGCTGGCGTCGGTCGGCCCGCTCCCCAAGGCATCGACCACCTGGGTCTGCTCCCCTTCGAGGTTGTAGCCGAAGTAGGTATTGTTGCCCAACGGATCGGTCGTTTGACTCAACTCGCCGGTCTGGTTGTAGGTCAAGACGGTCTGGGGTCTGGGGGCTGGCGACTGGGAGTTGGGAAGGAACCCGGGACTGGGGTCGATCTCCTTCACCTTCCGGTTCAGATTGTCGTAAACGTATGTCGTCGTGAAAAAGTGGTTCGTGTCGTTCGTGGGGGAGTTTGCATCGAGATAACCGCTCGGATTCTGATCGATGTACGGTTGATGGTTGTTCGGATACGCCGCGTTGACGACGTACTGCAAATTGCCGTTGTTGTCGTAAAAGAACTGCGTGGCCAGATCGTCGCTCGCTGAATCCACGAGGACATTGATCTCGGCCGTCTTGCGGTTTGCCTGGTCATAGACGTAATTTGTCTCGTGACCGAGCGGGTCGGTCACTGTAAGCACGTTGCGATTGTCGTCATACGTGTACACGGTGGTCGGCCGAGCCGCTCCGCTGCTCGGCGCCGGCTGGATCACGGCGACGACTTCGCCGAGATGGTTGTAGTCGGTCTCGGTCGTGTGGGCCGTGTCGGTAGAGCCGCTCCCCAGCGCATCGGTCACGAACATCTTGTCGTTCGCGTCGTCGTACTTCGTCACTGTCGTGGCGGCGGTGAGCGGCCCGCTCCCGTCCGGGTCGGGCAGAATCGTCTTGAGGTTGCGGCCCAGCGCGTCATAAGTGAACTGCGTCGTGTTTCCGTTCGGATCGGTCGTGGCGACGACGCGCGAGCCGCCGTCGTATCGCCAGGCGGAGATCGGGGTCGTCGTCGAGAGACCGGACCCAACAGTGCCGCCCGCCGCGACCAGTGGCACGGGATCGATCTCGGCAATCTTCCGGTCTCGCGAATCATAAACATACTGCGTCACTCGGCCGAGCGCGTCGGTCGAATAGATCAGGTTCCCGGCCGGATCGAACTCGGCGGTCGTGTAGGTGCCGTCGGGATTAACCGACTTGACGGTGCGATTCAGACCGTCGTACGAGGCCGTCGTGGTCCGCAACGAAGTCGCCGGCGCCGACGCCGTGGCAAGCATGGTTTGCGTGAGATTTCCGTTGGCGTCGTAGGTGAAGTTTGTCTGCGGCTGGACCAGCGGACCGTTTGTGCCGAGGGCCGCGAGATTGTCCGGGTCCGGCTGCTGCTCGGCGATGAGGCGATCGAGCGGATCATAATTCGGATAATTCGTGACGTTCCCGTTGCCGTCGGTGCTGCTGGTGAGATTGCCGTGGCCGTCGAAGGCCCAGCTCCGCGTGATCGATAGCGACGGCGAGACTTGGGTTGTCGTCGAGGTCGTTTGCCCGGCGGAGTTATAGGCGTACGTCGTCGTATAGCTGCTGCCGTCGGTGGCCCCATGCGCGTCGGGCGCGGTGACCGTCAGCGGCTCTCCGCGGCTTGTCGAGGGATACGTGTAGGTCGTGTAATTGCCGATATAGTTCCAGGTCGCGGAATCGTTCGCATCTTCGATGGATTGATGGAGACTGCCGTCGGAGTTGTACGAGTAGCTGGTGACGTCTCCTCCGAAGGATGACGTGTTGACGACGAGCGGCTGGCCAAACGCCGTGGTTGTGCCGTTGGCGCCGGGAGCTGAATAGGCGGTCGTCGTCGTTCGGCCGAGCCGGTCGGTGAACGACGTCACGTTTTCCGGATAATTGGGATCGCCATGAACGAACGTCTCCGTCTGCCCATACTCGTCGGTGTCGGTCTGCTTCAGATCGTTCAACCAGGTGGCGGTCGTCGTCGTCTGATCTGGATTGAGCTGCTGGAGAACGTTTCCATCCTTGTCGTAATCGTACAACGTGGTTTGGTCGTTCTCATTCGTCGCCGCCGTGCGGTTGCGGAAGAGGTTGTACGAGAAGCTCTGCGAATTGCCCAGCGTGTCGGTCACTTGGAACCCGCGGCGGTTGGCGTAGTAAGTGAATTGCGTTTTGTTGCCGTTCGCATCGATGACGGATTGCAGCAGGTCGTGCAGCGCCGGCGAGGGACTCGCGGTCGTATCGAAGTAGGCGTACTGCGTGACGACGGCCGCTTCGCCGCTCGCCACCGGGGCGGTGACTGAGATCAGGCGGCCGGTCGAGGCGCTCGAGTCGTAACCGTACGTCCAGGTGCGCGGCGACGTCGGAATCGTGTAATCGGTGATCGACGTGACGTGGTTTCCGGTGTACGAAAAACTGAGATAGCGGCTCGTGTCGC contains these protein-coding regions:
- a CDS encoding HAMP domain-containing sensor histidine kinase, with the translated sequence RELTEKTRRVAAGDLDGPVNLRSHDELAELGESLNQMCSRLADSQNKIREETAARIAAIEQLRHTDRLNTVGRLAAGIAHELGTPLNVVAGRAGLILSGRLAPDEIGVSAAAIKTEADRMTKIIRQLLDFARAGTPRKATVDLRSVATQTVDLLRGLAEERKVQLCVAASGEPAVAAVDAEQIQQVLTNLVVNAIQAMPDGGEVEIGIGRRAASVLEEVHGGLSPTSPSPLTGEGRGEGVAEKKGTVPFAARGSRPGEYYCIKVRDSGVGISPEHRQHLFEPFFTTKGVGEGTGLGLSIAYGIVREHGGWIDVSSEPGKGSCFSVYLPAETEL
- a CDS encoding sigma-54 dependent transcriptional regulator; the protein is MLIDAMKPKVLIVDDERSMCDLLEADLRLRDFVPVCFTSAAEGFAAFEGEDFDVVLTDLKMPGMDGIEFCSRLVANRPDIPVVVMTAFGSLETAIAAIRAGAYDFVTKPVEMELLGVILRRAVERRRLQEQVRSLSEAVARTSRFEELLGESPAMAKLYDQLSRIADSEASVLITGESGTGKELVARALHQRSRRNEKPFVAVNCAAMPDALLESELFGHIKGAFTDARSDRKGLFVQAEGGTLLLDEIGEMPLSMQAKLLRALEENKVRPVGGEREVAFDARILAATNRDLETAIEEGRFRQDLFFRINVIQIEVAPLRSRGADILLLAQHFIEHFAARGKKDVLGISEPVADKLLGYSWPGNIRELRNVVERAVALTRRDKLTLDDLPEKIRDYRSSQVLIGGPDPGELVPLEELERRYILHVLHCLGDNRTLAARTLGLDRKTLYRKLRQFGMLSEEAN
- a CDS encoding ribosomal protein L7/L12 → MADDANLAADLRDLLAAGRKIEAIKRYREATGVGLAEAKSVIDELIEKLARGAPRPADASGESDFEQEIVSLLEQGRKIAAIKVYRERTGAGLKEAKEAVEAVAANRGIVAPSRSGCLGLLLFAWMIGLYWLFLTPR
- a CDS encoding transposase; the encoded protein is MVFHFLNRGNDRREIFEDNGDYEAFLRVLRTTQQRIAMRVLAYCLMPNHWHLLLSPIADGELATFKQHLTRTHVRRWHLNRHSVGRGHLHQGTYKSFPVQEGDHFYTVVRYIERNALRANLVKKAERWRWGSLVQRIGQQTVVEPPELSKWPLAEPKDWLAWVNEPQTERELEAIQLSVSRGRPFGAEKWQTRTAKRLGLEFTLQPRGRPRTDKATSAKLK